CTGGCCGGCTTGGGCCACAGAGTTTTCGAACATGCGACTCAGCGGTTCGGTGGGCAGGACAATCTCCGATGGGACACCTGGCTGATAGTTAGCCACCCATGCGGGCGCAGCGCTTTTCTCCATAGCTCCCATCATGCCCTACGCGTCGGTAGCAATGCGATTATTTTTCGCGTGGCAGGACAGGTTAAACCCATTTCCAGCTCGCCGGTGGCCGTCCTGTGCCCACCGCAATCGCCGGCAATTTCTGCACGGCCTTGTTTGAGGCCAGAGCCCGGCCCACATTATTCACTACCGGTTCGGGCCGTGAAGCAGCTGCCGCGAGCTCCTTCATTCTGGCCACGACATCAGCGGTGGTGAATTGCTCGCCCAACAGGCACCGGGTCAGTGGAAGGTTGACCCACAAGGAGTCCAGCAGCATGCCGGCGGCACGGGCGATGATGGCATTGTGGTCAAAGGGAAGCGTTGGCAATGCCGTCAGCGGCTCGGCTTTGATTCTCGGATCTTGCGGCAAGGTACCTAGGATCACCAGGTGAGCCATGGACAGCGTGGGGCCACGCTCATCACGTTCAAAGTCATCAAAAACCGCGACTAGTTCCGGGGTGACGTCTTCGCTCACTCCGGCTTTATCTGCCAATGCACGGGCCACCGCTTCACGGAGCCTTTCATGAGCGTTGAGTAGTACGCCGGGCAACGCATGTTGCCCGGCGTAGGGATCCCACTCGCGTTGCGCTGTGACTACATGCAGTGCGTCATCCACGACAATTAGCGGTACGGCATCGATAGAGATGAGTGGCTGGTTAGGCATGTCTCCCATCTTAGGTGCCGTCGACGCACACTGAAGTACCAGGCATCTAGGCGATGTTGCCCAAAACGGTGCGAACGTCCTTGAAGGACTGAACCTTCACAAACTGACCATCCTTCCACACTGGCTGCAGCAACGACTCTGCTTCATCGTGCTCGCTGGCTCGTTCCACCAGATACAGCTCACCGTGCTCGTCGCGCTTTACTGCCAAGCGTCCGGTGGCTGACTTTTTCATCCCCGAATCGGTGACCGGGTCTTTGAGCAGGTTATAGCCTTCACCGTCAATCTGTGCCCAGGTGGCTTTGACTGCCGATGAGAAAGTGTCACGGGTGACGTACTGGTAGGTGTACGAGCCGACGCCAAAGACAATGTTTGATGCAGCGAACCCTGCTAGCTCTAGACGCTCGGTAATGTCCCTGGCCCGTGCGGGAGTGATGGAGTCCCCATAGATCAGTCCGATGTGTGGATCCAGTTCTTTATAGCCTGCCGCATTGATGGTGCCACCGAAAACATCCCACAAGAGCTGAACCGCACCAAAGTAGGCCGGGTCATTCTCTGGGGTTTTTCCTTCCGCGGTGAGCGCCAGTTCCTGATTGCTACGGGTGCCGCAGATGATATCTGCGGGGTCTCCGGAATCGGGTCGGATCACGAGTTTGCCTTCGCGGGCCATTATCCGGTTCTTGAGTGTTGGAAGGATTTGGCCGAGCACGCTCCAGAAGTCCATGGTGTCCGAAACGACCGACACATTCCCGGCAGGGTGCTGATCTAGGATGCGGTTGAAGGTTGCCAGTTCATTGTCGTGGGCAATCCCCGCACACATCACCGAGTGTTCTGTTGCTGGGATGGAGCCGAGGATCTGGCCATTTTCGCTGCCTGGAAGGGATGGGTAGTAGCGCTTCACCCAGTCGATAGTGGCCAGCGAATCCGAGCCGGTGAACGAGAGCAGGTGCCCCGCCCCGGACATGGCCGCCGCGTGGGCACCGCCCATGCCACGGAAGCTGAAGTCGTGTAATTGCCAGTTGACTGCGCCAAGGTCGCCGCCGGTGCGTTCGGCGGCTGCGTTGAGCAATTGTCGGTAAGTATCTGCGGTAGTTGCCGAGGTTGATGCCTGCCAGATTTCTGCCGAGAGCACCGTTTCGATGTAGTTGGTCAGCCAGAAGAAGTCCGGAAGGGTGTTTTCCACGGTGAAGCTTGGTACTCGCAAGGGCACGCGGGTGCCTTCTGGCAATGAGCGGAAGATCAATGGCAGGTAGCCCAGCTGGTGTAGGGCACGGATGTGGCTGGTGTCGATGCCGTGTTCTGGTCCGAGCACGTTGACCAGGGTTTCTTCGTACTCGTTGATGGCTTCTTCCTCGCTGGCGGCAAAGAAGGGTGCAAAGGCTTCAACGCAGTAGGACTGGATGAATGCTTGGAGTCCGAAGTGCACCACGTGATCCACTCCTTCAATGCGTGAGGCACGGTTGGTGTAGTTCGAGTAGACCGTGGTGGTGCCTTGTGGGTAGAGCGCTTTGTGGCCCAGTTTGTAGCAATCGGTGAGGAATAGTGGCGCGGTGACCGATGGTGCGGTGATGGTGGGGGCGAGCAAGTTCATGATCTCTCCTGGAAATTTCGCGGTAAGAAGATTAGAGGTAGGCCGGGATGATTGAGGCGATCGGCAGAACGCTGGCGTTGACCTCGGGGTTGTTGTGGCCTGGGTGGGAGTCGGTGGTGAAGATCTTCCCGTAGTGTTTGGTCAGTTCACCGGCGGCACCCGAAAATACTCCGTGACTGACCCAGAGGTCGAGGTTTTCTTTGGCTAGCCCGGTAGCTGCGGCCATGCCTCTGAAGGTTCCTCCGCCATCACAGATGTCGTCCACAACTAGGTAGTGCCCATCTGCCGGAAGTTCTTCGCAGTGGAATCCGGTGAGTTTTCCGGTTTCGAAGTCTCGTTTCTTGCCGGCCTTGTACAACGGCACTCCAAACGTCTTGGCTGCTTTAGTCGCACGGTCCACGGCTCCCGCATCAGGGGCGATGATGCCGTCGTAGCGCTGGCCAAAAAGCTGCAGCCATTTTGCTAGGGAATCGGCTGGATCAATGATGGTGAGGTTATTGATCAGGGTGGTGATCACCGGGGAATGCGGGTCAAAACAGATCACTTGGTCTGCTTCGAGTGAGTTGATCATGTTGGCGTAGACCTTGGCCCCAAATGGTTCGCCGCGGTCGGCGCGGGCTGCTGGCAGGTATGGGATCACTGCGCTGACCTTGTGCCCGTGTTGGTGTGCGTAGTCAATCCATAGGCCGGCACGCATGTAGTCGTTGGCGTCGGTACCGGTGATGATGATGTGGCTTGGAGTCTGCTCTTGGGCAGCCGAACCAATCTTGAAGTGCGCTTCCCCGGCGGGAAAGTTCATGAATTCGACATCGGAGTAGACCGTGTATCCGGTAGCGACGGTGGCGTATGGCTTGATCATGTATTCAGCCTAACATATAAACATCACATGATGTTTATTGAAGATAAGAATCTTTCATCCCACACCTTTCGTGCTTTACTTCTTAGAGGTCAAAGGCCAATTCAGCAATCAGAAATTTAATCCGCGGGCTGCGACATCCCATTGCTCGGAACTTCCGTCGGCGTTCACGGCAAGTACCGAATCCACCAGGTTGACTGCTTGGCACACGTGATTCGGAATCACCTGTAGCTGCGTGCCATGAGCTGGCAATTCAAGGTTTTCTGGCCACGTCACGGTAGCGTGATGCTCCGACAGGGCGCTAATCCGAGCTTCGGGGCATTCAAGAATTCGGCCGTAACCACTGGCCCATGCAGGGCGGTCACCGCCAAGAATTTTGCTTCCTGCATCCACGACGATTCGGCGCGGGATCTGGTCGTTGCCCTCATGGCGACTCACCACGGTGGCGGCCACGCTCAAGGCAATTTCATCAAAACCAATTCGCCCCAGTTCAAACTGCTGGGCATCTCCAAAGACATAAACGCCGGGACGCACTTCGGTGAGCACTGAATTATCACTGAGTGCTGCGGTAGGAGATGAACCGCCACTAATTCTCTTGATTGAGAATCCAGCCTCGCGCAGGAATCGAGTAGCTTCAGCCAGAGCTTTATGCTCATCGTTGACGGCCTTGTCGATACCGTCCGGGTCATAGCTATGACCTGGAAAAGTAAAGACACCCTGGACTCGCATTCCACTATCGCGGGCCGACTCAGCAATAGCCAAAGCATCTCGGGGACTGACGCCACTTCGATGATGTCCACTATCAATTTCAATCATGAGGCGAATCTTCGATGCCTGGGCTCCGAGCATCCGAGCCATCTGCTCGACAGCTTGCACCGAGTCCACACCGATACTGAGCTTGGCACGTTTGATCAATTCTTGGATTCGTTGTGCCTGAGATTCATCGACCCACAGAGGATAGGCAATAAAGATTTTTGCCACACCTTGCAGGGCAAAGCTCAGCGCTTCACCCACGGTGGCCACGGTCAGGCCCACGGCACCGGCCTCTAGTTGACGACTGGCAACCTCTGGCATCTTGTGCGTTTTGGCGTGCGGACGTAGTTTCAGACCTTGGCTGGCCACCCGGTGAGCCATTTTGTCGATGTTCTTTTCCAGTTGGACCACATCGATCATGATCTGTGGCGTACTGATTCCAGCCGGGATGAGGACCAAATCTACCGTTCCTTAATGCTTGTTGTGCGTCGCGGTGACGGTCCTGCCTGTCGGTGTTTCCGCCGAAGAGAGACTACCTCAGGTTTCTATCAATGCGCCAAGCGTTCACTGACGCGCCACTGGAGAGGAACGCTTAACGAGCTTGGTCGACAGTTCATGAGCATGATGTAGCAGCAGTTCACCGAGTTCTTTTCTTCGCTCAGCTTCGAACCTGGTGTGAATGCCGGTCAGGCTCAACGCCCAGGCAGGTTGTCCAGAACTATCAAAGACGGCAGCTCCCATCCCCCAACTACCTTCAACAATCAGCCCAGGGTTCACTGCATAACCAAGCTTCCTGGTTTCAGCTA
The nucleotide sequence above comes from Glutamicibacter sp. B1. Encoded proteins:
- a CDS encoding alanine racemase; protein product: MVLIPAGISTPQIMIDVVQLEKNIDKMAHRVASQGLKLRPHAKTHKMPEVASRQLEAGAVGLTVATVGEALSFALQGVAKIFIAYPLWVDESQAQRIQELIKRAKLSIGVDSVQAVEQMARMLGAQASKIRLMIEIDSGHHRSGVSPRDALAIAESARDSGMRVQGVFTFPGHSYDPDGIDKAVNDEHKALAEATRFLREAGFSIKRISGGSSPTAALSDNSVLTEVRPGVYVFGDAQQFELGRIGFDEIALSVAATVVSRHEGNDQIPRRIVVDAGSKILGGDRPAWASGYGRILECPEARISALSEHHATVTWPENLELPAHGTQLQVIPNHVCQAVNLVDSVLAVNADGSSEQWDVAARGLNF
- a CDS encoding NUDIX domain-containing protein gives rise to the protein MPNQPLISIDAVPLIVVDDALHVVTAQREWDPYAGQHALPGVLLNAHERLREAVARALADKAGVSEDVTPELVAVFDDFERDERGPTLSMAHLVILGTLPQDPRIKAEPLTALPTLPFDHNAIIARAAGMLLDSLWVNLPLTRCLLGEQFTTADVVARMKELAAAASRPEPVVNNVGRALASNKAVQKLPAIAVGTGRPPASWKWV
- a CDS encoding nicotinate phosphoribosyltransferase; the protein is MNLLAPTITAPSVTAPLFLTDCYKLGHKALYPQGTTTVYSNYTNRASRIEGVDHVVHFGLQAFIQSYCVEAFAPFFAASEEEAINEYEETLVNVLGPEHGIDTSHIRALHQLGYLPLIFRSLPEGTRVPLRVPSFTVENTLPDFFWLTNYIETVLSAEIWQASTSATTADTYRQLLNAAAERTGGDLGAVNWQLHDFSFRGMGGAHAAAMSGAGHLLSFTGSDSLATIDWVKRYYPSLPGSENGQILGSIPATEHSVMCAGIAHDNELATFNRILDQHPAGNVSVVSDTMDFWSVLGQILPTLKNRIMAREGKLVIRPDSGDPADIICGTRSNQELALTAEGKTPENDPAYFGAVQLLWDVFGGTINAAGYKELDPHIGLIYGDSITPARARDITERLELAGFAASNIVFGVGSYTYQYVTRDTFSSAVKATWAQIDGEGYNLLKDPVTDSGMKKSATGRLAVKRDEHGELYLVERASEHDEAESLLQPVWKDGQFVKVQSFKDVRTVLGNIA
- a CDS encoding phosphoribosyltransferase family protein → MIKPYATVATGYTVYSDVEFMNFPAGEAHFKIGSAAQEQTPSHIIITGTDANDYMRAGLWIDYAHQHGHKVSAVIPYLPAARADRGEPFGAKVYANMINSLEADQVICFDPHSPVITTLINNLTIIDPADSLAKWLQLFGQRYDGIIAPDAGAVDRATKAAKTFGVPLYKAGKKRDFETGKLTGFHCEELPADGHYLVVDDICDGGGTFRGMAAATGLAKENLDLWVSHGVFSGAAGELTKHYGKIFTTDSHPGHNNPEVNASVLPIASIIPAYL